One window of the Thermodesulfobacteriota bacterium genome contains the following:
- a CDS encoding arginine decarboxylase, pyruvoyl-dependent: MPKRIFFTRGVGIHREELHSFELALRDAGIEKFNLVSVSSIFPPGCKIIPRVQGLKILSTGQIVYCVLSKLSSNEPRRLLAASVGCAIPNDKKLYGYLSEHHAYGQSDRVAGDYA, from the coding sequence GTGCCAAAACGGATATTTTTTACCAGAGGGGTCGGAATCCACAGGGAGGAGCTCCATTCGTTCGAGCTGGCGCTTAGGGACGCCGGGATAGAGAAGTTCAACCTCGTAAGCGTCTCGAGCATATTCCCCCCGGGGTGCAAGATAATCCCCAGGGTCCAGGGGTTGAAGATCCTTTCGACGGGCCAGATAGTTTACTGTGTTTTGAGCAAGCTATCGAGCAACGAGCCCAGGAGGCTTCTCGCCGCTTCGGTGGGGTGCGCCATACCCAATGACAAGAAGCTTTACGGCTACCTGAGCGAGCACCACGCTTACGGCCAGAGCGACAGGGTCGCCGGCGATTACGC